Below is a window of Camelina sativa cultivar DH55 chromosome 11, Cs, whole genome shotgun sequence DNA.
ATGTAGAACATCGGATTCTCTGCCAGGACCTGTAAATGGTTTCGTCCCTGGTGCTTCGCCCAAAATGAGTCAGAACACAAACGACGCCATTGATTTGTCATCACGTACAAAGGCAACAGTGACTGTGGTTGGACGTAGTAGTACATCAGGAAACGTTTTAGATGGGTTGTTACGCCGATGGGATCTTAATTTCTTCAAAAGTAGATAATTCCATTaagttgtgtgttttggtttgtgCAAAATAGAATGGAAAGCTAAAATGTTTAAAGG
It encodes the following:
- the LOC104723789 gene encoding uncharacterized protein LOC104723789, with protein sequence MEAMMKSLKDVEVETNQNKEPYRTNTENTEEKEDNAPCRTSDSLPGPVNGFVPGASPKMSQNTNDAIDLSSRTKATVTVVGRSSTSGNVLDGLLRRWDLNFFKSR